One genomic segment of Shinella zoogloeoides includes these proteins:
- a CDS encoding ABC transporter ATP-binding protein, whose product MSVLTIETLSATLSGRRVVDGVSLTLEKGGFTGLIGPNGAGKSTFLRACLGLVPAGGTLRLDGVDLATLRPAERARHIAYLPQEREIAWAMSVEAVVALGRLPHHARFAAASAQDRAAVDAAIARMDLAAFRHRAVTSLSGGERARVLIARALAQETPVLLADEPLAGLDPQHQIALMRLFRELAAEGRIVIASMHDLTLAARWCDRLLLLRDGRAFAEGPPQTVLTAATLSQVYGVETFIGEAAGGLIVQPLDLTRGKGERD is encoded by the coding sequence ATGAGCGTGCTCACCATCGAGACCCTGTCGGCCACGCTGTCGGGACGGCGCGTCGTGGACGGCGTGTCACTCACGCTCGAAAAGGGCGGCTTCACCGGCCTCATCGGCCCGAATGGCGCGGGCAAATCGACCTTCCTGCGCGCCTGCCTCGGCCTCGTCCCGGCGGGCGGGACGCTGCGCCTCGACGGCGTGGACCTTGCCACGCTGCGCCCCGCCGAGCGCGCCCGCCACATCGCCTATCTGCCGCAGGAGCGCGAGATCGCCTGGGCGATGAGCGTGGAGGCCGTGGTCGCGCTCGGCCGCCTGCCGCACCATGCGCGCTTCGCCGCCGCCTCGGCGCAAGACCGGGCGGCGGTGGATGCGGCCATCGCCCGCATGGACCTTGCCGCCTTCCGCCACCGCGCCGTCACCAGCCTTTCCGGCGGCGAGCGGGCGCGCGTGCTCATTGCCCGGGCACTGGCGCAGGAAACGCCCGTTCTGCTCGCCGACGAGCCGCTGGCCGGCCTCGACCCGCAGCACCAGATCGCGCTGATGCGCCTGTTCCGGGAGCTGGCGGCGGAAGGCCGGATCGTCATCGCCTCGATGCACGACCTGACGCTCGCCGCGCGCTGGTGCGACCGGCTGCTCCTGCTGCGCGATGGCCGCGCCTTCGCCGAAGGCCCGCCTCAGACCGTGCTGACCGCCGCCACGCTCTCGCAGGTCTACGGCGTGGAGACCTTCATCGGCGAGGCCGCCGGCGGCCTGATCGTGCAGCCGCTCGACCTCACGCGCGGCAAAGGCGAGCGCGACTGA
- a CDS encoding FecCD family ABC transporter permease encodes MTPRAAFRLTLAILAAGTLVLFLLSLTVGPADLSLADSLNALFGGGDGLLVLVMQEIRLPRALLGLLVGGTLGLSGAALQGYLRNPLAEPGLLGVSASASLGAVLALYSGLSALFALALPLMALCGAMLAVLALTAMAGTDGRPLTVILAGIAISSLAGAMTSLALNLSPNPFAATEIMFWMLGSLTDRAMPHVWLMLPFTALGWFLLLRLGRALDALALGPDAAASMGVDLKRVQRLAVFGTALSVGAATAVAGAIGFVGLVVPHALRPLVGAQPSRLLPASALGGAALLLAADILVRVVAPERDIKLGVLTAIVGAPFFFWLVWSERRREA; translated from the coding sequence ATGACGCCCCGCGCCGCCTTCCGCCTCACCCTCGCGATCCTTGCGGCGGGCACCCTCGTCCTCTTCCTCCTGTCGCTCACCGTCGGCCCGGCCGACCTTTCCCTTGCCGATAGCCTCAATGCGCTCTTCGGCGGCGGCGACGGTCTCCTCGTTCTCGTCATGCAGGAAATCCGCCTGCCCCGCGCCCTGCTCGGCCTCCTCGTCGGCGGAACGCTCGGCCTTTCCGGCGCGGCGCTGCAAGGCTACCTGCGCAACCCGCTGGCCGAGCCGGGGCTGCTCGGCGTCAGCGCCTCGGCCTCGCTCGGCGCGGTGCTTGCCCTCTATAGCGGGCTTTCGGCGCTCTTCGCGCTCGCTTTGCCGCTGATGGCGCTTTGCGGCGCGATGCTGGCCGTCCTCGCGCTCACGGCGATGGCGGGCACGGACGGGCGGCCGCTGACCGTCATCCTCGCCGGCATCGCCATTTCCAGCCTTGCCGGCGCGATGACCTCGCTGGCGCTCAACCTGTCGCCCAATCCCTTCGCCGCGACGGAGATCATGTTCTGGATGCTCGGCTCGCTCACCGACCGCGCGATGCCGCATGTCTGGCTGATGCTGCCCTTCACGGCCCTCGGCTGGTTCCTGCTGCTGCGCCTCGGCCGGGCGCTCGATGCGCTCGCCCTCGGCCCCGACGCGGCCGCCAGCATGGGTGTCGACCTCAAGCGCGTGCAGCGCCTCGCGGTCTTCGGCACCGCGCTTTCGGTGGGCGCTGCGACGGCCGTCGCGGGCGCCATCGGCTTCGTCGGCCTCGTCGTGCCGCATGCGCTGCGCCCGCTCGTCGGCGCGCAGCCCTCCCGGCTGCTGCCGGCAAGCGCGCTGGGCGGGGCGGCGCTGCTGCTGGCCGCCGACATCCTCGTGCGCGTCGTCGCGCCGGAGCGCGACATCAAGCTCGGCGTGCTGACGGCCATTGTCGGCGCGCCCTTCTTCTTCTGGCTGGTCTGGTCGGAAAGGAGGCGGGAGGCATGA
- a CDS encoding ABC transporter substrate-binding protein codes for MAGPVRWPIWWRAALFACLLWPAAAARADTVPTRVVSLNVCTDQLAMLVARPGQLHSVSYLARDAGMSAMAEQAAAYEINHGLAEEIFLMKPDLVLTGAYSTRTTVALLRRLGFRVEEFQPETSFDAVRANLARMGDLLGNPGRARALIAGMDAEIAALEAAGTPRLRTALSFANGYTAGAGTLASEVVRQAGLENIAETAGMAGIARLPLELLVLSHPELIAVGRAGVEGPALAEANFSHPAHRALAAVAAEAPLENRLTVCGGPFTLQAARVLQDAAHRARSATP; via the coding sequence ATGGCCGGGCCGGTGCGCTGGCCGATCTGGTGGCGCGCGGCGCTCTTCGCCTGCCTTCTCTGGCCGGCCGCGGCCGCCCGCGCCGATACGGTCCCCACCCGCGTCGTCTCGCTGAACGTGTGCACCGACCAGCTCGCCATGCTCGTGGCAAGGCCCGGCCAGCTTCATTCGGTCTCCTATCTCGCGCGCGACGCGGGCATGTCGGCGATGGCGGAACAGGCCGCCGCCTATGAGATCAACCACGGGCTGGCGGAAGAAATCTTCCTGATGAAGCCCGACCTCGTGCTGACCGGCGCCTATTCGACACGCACGACCGTCGCGCTCCTGCGCCGGCTCGGCTTCCGGGTGGAGGAATTCCAGCCGGAAACCTCCTTCGACGCCGTGCGGGCGAACCTTGCCCGCATGGGCGACCTGCTCGGCAATCCCGGGCGGGCGCGGGCGCTGATCGCCGGCATGGACGCCGAGATCGCCGCGCTCGAAGCGGCCGGAACGCCGCGCCTGCGCACCGCCCTCTCCTTCGCCAACGGCTACACGGCCGGCGCCGGGACGCTGGCGTCCGAGGTGGTGCGGCAGGCGGGCCTCGAGAACATCGCCGAGACGGCGGGCATGGCGGGGATCGCCCGCCTGCCGCTGGAACTGCTCGTCCTGTCGCATCCCGAGCTGATCGCGGTCGGGCGAGCCGGGGTGGAGGGTCCGGCCCTTGCCGAGGCGAATTTTTCCCATCCCGCCCACCGCGCCCTTGCGGCCGTCGCCGCCGAGGCCCCGCTCGAAAACCGGCTGACCGTCTGCGGCGGGCCGTTCACGCTGCAGGCCGCGCGCGTCCTTCAGGATGCCGCCCACCGGGCGCGGAGCGCAACGCCATGA
- a CDS encoding TonB-dependent receptor plug domain-containing protein: MRNRLAGTGLLAIAFCQPVLAEDQAPTELEQVVVTDGLTSVELEKSGRAVTVVTGEQMEKNRVRYVSDALRLVPGLAVSRAGSVGGLTQVRMRGAESDQVLVVIDGVEASNHTRGEFDFGGLVAEDIERIEILRGPQSTFWGANAMAGVISITTRKGERGSRKSTAQTEVGSDGTLMGALATRGGGENFDYALSGSMRRSRGFDISDLGAEDDGARNSTFNGRFSADISPETTVDGTLRLVDRRTDLDEQDFMTAETYDVNDYQDDRELYGSIGIANTALDGALTQKARLAASDMRSFNHSALFGDSSSEGNRYNAAYQASYRYEDLENQVHQLTAGYEWQRETYAPSQYTTTFSRNTHAAIGEYRGEFFDQLFINGGLRQDWNDTFADATTWTASAAWQVPEMETRLHASVGTGVTNPTFTEQYGFFPGSFVGNPNLKPEESFGWDIGVEKRFFDGGLVIDVTYFNQNLENEISSTQISPGLYRPINMGGESLRQGVEVSATVDFFNGLTATASYTYTDASEQEVAGGARLAETRRPRHSGSLNAAYAFYDDRARVFVEALFNGAAEDRVFASTLPPRVTLGGYTLVNVGGSFKVNETVEAYGRIDNLFDRDYREVFGFNTPGLTAFAGLKATF, translated from the coding sequence ATGAGAAACCGCCTTGCAGGAACCGGCCTGCTCGCCATCGCCTTCTGCCAGCCCGTCCTTGCCGAGGACCAGGCCCCGACCGAACTGGAACAGGTCGTCGTCACCGACGGCCTGACCTCCGTGGAGCTTGAGAAATCCGGGCGCGCCGTCACGGTCGTCACCGGCGAGCAGATGGAGAAGAACAGGGTCCGCTACGTTTCGGATGCGCTGCGGCTGGTGCCCGGCCTTGCCGTGTCGCGCGCCGGCTCCGTCGGCGGCCTGACGCAGGTGCGCATGCGCGGCGCGGAGAGCGATCAGGTGCTCGTCGTGATCGACGGCGTGGAGGCGAGCAACCACACCCGCGGCGAATTCGATTTCGGCGGCCTCGTCGCCGAGGACATCGAGCGCATCGAGATCCTGCGCGGGCCGCAGAGCACCTTCTGGGGCGCCAACGCCATGGCCGGCGTCATCAGCATCACCACCCGCAAGGGCGAGCGCGGCTCGAGGAAATCGACCGCGCAGACCGAGGTCGGCAGCGACGGCACGCTGATGGGCGCGCTCGCGACGCGCGGCGGCGGCGAGAATTTCGACTATGCGCTGTCCGGCTCCATGCGGCGCAGCCGCGGCTTCGACATTTCCGATCTCGGCGCGGAGGACGACGGCGCGCGCAACAGCACGTTCAACGGCCGGTTCTCGGCGGACATCTCTCCCGAGACGACCGTCGACGGCACGCTGCGTCTCGTCGACCGGCGCACCGATCTCGACGAGCAGGACTTCATGACCGCCGAGACCTACGACGTCAACGACTATCAGGACGACCGCGAGCTATACGGCTCCATCGGCATTGCCAACACCGCGCTCGACGGCGCGCTGACGCAGAAGGCCCGGCTTGCGGCCAGCGACATGCGCAGCTTCAACCACTCCGCCCTGTTCGGCGACAGTTCGAGCGAGGGCAACCGCTACAACGCCGCCTATCAGGCCTCCTATCGCTACGAGGACCTGGAAAATCAGGTGCATCAACTGACCGCCGGCTACGAATGGCAGCGCGAGACTTACGCGCCGTCGCAGTATACGACGACCTTCAGCCGCAACACCCACGCGGCGATCGGCGAATATCGCGGCGAGTTCTTCGACCAGCTCTTCATCAACGGCGGCCTGCGGCAGGACTGGAACGACACCTTCGCCGATGCCACGACCTGGACCGCCAGCGCTGCATGGCAGGTGCCCGAGATGGAGACGCGCCTGCACGCTTCCGTCGGCACCGGCGTCACCAACCCCACCTTCACCGAGCAATACGGCTTCTTCCCCGGCAGCTTCGTCGGCAATCCGAACCTCAAGCCCGAGGAGAGCTTCGGCTGGGATATCGGCGTGGAGAAGCGCTTCTTCGACGGCGGGCTGGTGATCGACGTCACCTATTTCAACCAGAACCTGGAGAACGAGATCTCCTCCACGCAGATCTCGCCCGGCCTCTACCGGCCGATCAACATGGGCGGCGAAAGCCTGCGGCAGGGCGTCGAGGTTTCCGCCACCGTCGACTTCTTCAACGGCCTGACGGCCACGGCCTCCTATACCTACACCGATGCGAGCGAGCAGGAAGTCGCCGGCGGCGCGCGCCTTGCCGAAACCCGCCGGCCCCGCCATTCCGGCTCGCTGAACGCGGCCTATGCCTTCTACGACGACCGGGCGCGGGTCTTTGTCGAGGCGCTGTTCAACGGGGCGGCGGAGGACCGCGTCTTCGCCAGCACCCTGCCGCCGCGCGTGACGCTCGGCGGCTACACGCTGGTCAATGTCGGCGGCAGCTTCAAGGTCAACGAGACCGTCGAGGCCTATGGCCGCATCGACAACCTGTTCGACCGGGACTACCGCGAGGTCTTCGGCTTCAACACGCCGGGCCTGACGGCCTTCGCGGGACTGAAGGCGACATTCTGA
- a CDS encoding helix-turn-helix transcriptional regulator: MLMVLFQGSQHFVIDGVRFRIDAGSAKAPSPVVFMLNVAQPGRLRFIHDSTAPLHKVMISAPLPWLNRLMETQEGMPALRDFFTRHLSHFSFEPGQHILQLAEKIMHPPSLLTGELKSIYLKAQALDIMWQSCLALVTDKAGGWQAPTLMSLKQCERVRDYIVANLDKDLTIDRIAREAGASPSTIQRHFKEHFGVPVFVFIRQERLQAARAALATEGIPVSQAAHLAGYTNISSFTTAFRKSFGVTPKQARA; the protein is encoded by the coding sequence ATGCTGATGGTGCTGTTCCAGGGGTCGCAGCATTTCGTCATCGACGGCGTGCGCTTCCGCATCGATGCGGGCAGCGCCAAGGCGCCCTCCCCGGTCGTCTTCATGCTGAACGTCGCCCAGCCCGGCCGGCTGCGCTTCATCCACGACAGCACCGCGCCGCTTCACAAGGTCATGATCTCCGCGCCCCTGCCCTGGCTGAACCGCCTGATGGAGACGCAGGAGGGCATGCCGGCGCTGCGCGACTTCTTCACCCGGCACCTGTCGCATTTCTCCTTCGAGCCGGGCCAGCACATCCTCCAGCTCGCCGAGAAGATCATGCATCCGCCGTCGCTGCTGACCGGCGAACTGAAATCGATCTACCTCAAGGCGCAGGCGCTCGACATCATGTGGCAATCCTGCCTCGCCCTGGTGACGGACAAGGCCGGCGGATGGCAGGCGCCGACGCTGATGAGCCTCAAGCAGTGCGAGCGCGTGCGCGACTACATCGTCGCCAATCTCGACAAGGACCTGACCATCGACCGCATCGCGCGGGAGGCCGGCGCCAGCCCCTCGACGATCCAGCGGCATTTCAAGGAGCATTTCGGCGTGCCCGTCTTCGTCTTCATCCGGCAGGAGCGCCTGCAGGCTGCGCGCGCGGCGCTCGCGACGGAGGGCATCCCCGTCTCCCAGGCGGCCCATCTTGCCGGCTACACGAACATTTCCAGCTTCACGACGGCCTTCCGCAAATCCTTCGGCGTCACGCCGAAGCAGGCCCGGGCCTGA
- a CDS encoding TonB-dependent receptor domain-containing protein — MTFSRILPLAGVSLLAMTAALQAEDAKKQDEVTTLETVTIINRGRENVVATGGTVVSREELDRLMPTNVSELFSRQSSIAVSGGGGPSKRIHVFGMEQSNLAVTVDGVPQTATSWHHTGSSVVDPVFLKRVEVEAGAAAADSGFAAAAGAVRYETVGAKDLLEEGKDFGARFGTTVGSNGRGVAGNAAAYGRIGDFDWFVMAHGQNGRDYKDGDGKVVKGTEPAARNILAKLGYEFEDNRFELNYERSRDKADRLIKMNMGLTGDELHPLEVSRDAVKFSYTSVAPTDMWDPEFMLYYSENDYWRTDYQARTNGNMILNEDLYGGKIQNTFTIDPGKITAGIDFGQHDYHTDNYGNNDRRYRDFDTTQFGVFTQGRFEFDSGFNVSTGARYDTHRFEDWNGKRFSDSGASVNATVAYKFTDGFEVFAGASRTWLGYVIGDYGYVHARNNAFYTDPGFDTGTAKNLKVGANVGGADWNAGITLFDTRIDGLPDYGTAMLANDPDEYRSRGVTLNANYTWNDTTFGATYTHARVTVDGKSVLPNSGYFMPVGSMATVYIDQAIPDYNMKVGATLAWAGKISDEVARAGGFYDQPAYAVVNTYAEWTPPAFENVSLRLGIENLFDKQYFERSSFAASSNRGGIDPVYAPGRTFTLHAGVKF; from the coding sequence ATGACATTCTCACGGATTTTGCCGCTCGCCGGTGTTTCGCTTCTGGCGATGACCGCCGCGCTTCAGGCCGAGGACGCCAAGAAACAGGATGAGGTGACGACGCTCGAAACGGTCACCATCATCAACCGGGGCCGCGAGAACGTGGTGGCGACCGGCGGCACCGTCGTCTCGCGCGAAGAGCTGGACAGGCTGATGCCGACGAACGTTTCCGAGCTGTTCTCGCGCCAGTCCTCCATCGCGGTCTCCGGCGGCGGCGGTCCCTCCAAGCGCATCCATGTCTTCGGCATGGAACAGTCGAACCTCGCCGTCACCGTCGACGGCGTGCCGCAGACGGCGACGAGCTGGCACCATACCGGCTCCAGCGTGGTCGATCCGGTCTTCCTCAAGCGGGTCGAGGTGGAGGCCGGCGCGGCGGCGGCCGATTCCGGCTTCGCGGCGGCCGCGGGCGCGGTGCGCTACGAGACGGTGGGCGCGAAAGACCTTCTGGAAGAGGGCAAGGATTTTGGCGCGCGCTTCGGCACGACGGTCGGCAGCAACGGGCGCGGCGTCGCCGGCAATGCGGCGGCCTATGGCCGGATCGGCGATTTCGACTGGTTCGTCATGGCGCACGGCCAGAACGGCCGGGACTACAAGGACGGCGACGGCAAGGTCGTGAAGGGCACGGAGCCGGCCGCCCGCAACATCCTCGCCAAGCTCGGCTACGAGTTCGAGGACAATCGCTTCGAATTGAACTACGAGCGCAGCCGCGACAAGGCAGACCGCCTGATCAAGATGAACATGGGCCTGACGGGCGATGAACTCCATCCGCTGGAGGTCTCGCGCGACGCCGTCAAGTTCAGCTACACCTCCGTCGCCCCCACGGACATGTGGGACCCGGAATTCATGCTGTACTACAGCGAGAACGACTACTGGCGCACCGACTACCAGGCCCGCACCAACGGCAACATGATCCTCAACGAGGATCTCTATGGCGGCAAGATCCAGAACACCTTCACCATCGATCCGGGCAAGATCACCGCCGGCATCGACTTCGGCCAGCACGACTACCACACCGACAACTACGGCAACAACGACCGCCGCTACCGTGACTTCGACACCACGCAGTTCGGCGTGTTCACGCAGGGGCGCTTCGAGTTCGACAGCGGGTTCAACGTCTCGACCGGCGCGCGCTACGACACGCACCGCTTCGAGGACTGGAACGGCAAGCGCTTCTCGGACAGCGGCGCGAGCGTAAACGCCACGGTAGCCTACAAGTTCACGGACGGTTTCGAGGTCTTCGCCGGTGCCTCGCGCACCTGGCTCGGCTACGTCATCGGCGACTACGGTTATGTGCATGCCCGCAACAACGCCTTCTACACCGACCCGGGCTTCGACACCGGCACGGCGAAGAACCTGAAGGTGGGCGCCAATGTCGGCGGCGCGGACTGGAACGCCGGCATCACGCTGTTCGACACGCGCATCGACGGGCTGCCGGACTACGGCACCGCCATGCTCGCCAACGATCCGGACGAATACCGCAGCCGGGGCGTGACGCTGAACGCGAACTACACCTGGAACGACACGACCTTCGGCGCCACCTACACCCATGCGCGGGTGACCGTGGACGGCAAGTCGGTGCTGCCGAACAGCGGATATTTCATGCCCGTCGGCAGCATGGCGACCGTCTATATCGACCAGGCGATCCCCGACTACAACATGAAGGTCGGCGCGACGCTCGCCTGGGCCGGCAAGATCTCGGACGAGGTGGCGCGCGCCGGCGGCTTCTACGACCAGCCGGCCTATGCCGTCGTCAACACCTATGCGGAATGGACCCCGCCCGCCTTCGAGAACGTCTCGCTGCGCCTCGGCATCGAGAACCTGTTCGACAAGCAGTACTTCGAGCGCTCCAGCTTCGCGGCAAGCTCCAACCGTGGCGGCATCGATCCGGTCTATGCGCCGGGCCGCACCTTCACGCTGCATGCCGGCGTCAAGTTCTGA
- a CDS encoding DUF2218 domain-containing protein, translating to MLESAAYLETASGSKYLVQLCKHFAHKITVSYTDTHAECQFPAGSGVMDADGKGLRIVVRAGDDAGLAHTQAIIESHLVRFAFREKLEALDWRQDKAA from the coding sequence ATGCTGGAATCGGCCGCATATCTGGAGACCGCGAGCGGCTCGAAATATCTGGTGCAGCTCTGCAAGCATTTCGCCCACAAGATCACGGTTTCCTACACGGATACCCACGCGGAATGTCAGTTCCCCGCCGGCTCCGGCGTCATGGATGCCGACGGGAAGGGCCTGCGTATCGTGGTGCGCGCCGGCGACGATGCGGGCCTCGCCCACACCCAGGCGATCATCGAATCGCATCTCGTGCGCTTCGCCTTCCGCGAGAAGCTGGAGGCGCTCGACTGGCGGCAGGACAAGGCCGCCTGA
- a CDS encoding siderophore ABC transporter substrate-binding protein, whose product MKISRFLAALAALALSTFTASAMDVATARGPVAVATMPKTVAVYDIAAIDTLARLGVQPAGVPEKLYLPELDPVQKGAAAVGTLFEPDLEALSALAPDLVIVGSRSAAKADMTAKVAPTLDMTIDGDDLVAEAKRRLATYGDLFGRAEEAKAAAAELDAGLAAARAAVAGKGKALIVMTNGPKVSIYGPGSRFGWVHAALDLPAAVGEVEAATHGEAVSFEFIRKADPDWLLVLDRAAAVGSNEQAARVTLDNELVAGTTAWKKGQVVYLPAPDFYISAGGVQSLGRVLATITEAFAAAK is encoded by the coding sequence ATGAAGATCTCCCGTTTCCTCGCGGCCCTTGCCGCCCTTGCCCTCTCGACCTTTACGGCCAGCGCGATGGATGTCGCGACGGCGCGCGGGCCGGTGGCGGTGGCGACGATGCCGAAGACCGTCGCCGTCTACGACATCGCCGCGATCGACACGCTCGCCCGGCTCGGCGTCCAGCCGGCCGGCGTGCCGGAAAAGCTCTATCTGCCGGAACTCGATCCGGTGCAGAAGGGCGCGGCGGCGGTCGGCACCCTGTTCGAGCCGGATCTGGAGGCGCTGAGCGCGCTTGCGCCCGATCTGGTCATCGTCGGCAGCCGCTCGGCCGCCAAGGCGGATATGACGGCCAAGGTCGCCCCGACGCTCGACATGACCATCGACGGCGACGATCTCGTGGCCGAGGCCAAGCGGCGCCTTGCCACCTATGGCGACCTCTTCGGCCGGGCGGAGGAGGCGAAAGCCGCGGCGGCCGAGCTGGATGCGGGCCTTGCCGCCGCCAGGGCGGCGGTCGCCGGCAAGGGCAAGGCGCTGATCGTCATGACCAACGGGCCGAAAGTGTCGATCTACGGCCCCGGCTCGCGCTTCGGCTGGGTGCATGCGGCGCTCGACCTGCCGGCGGCGGTGGGCGAGGTCGAGGCGGCGACCCATGGCGAGGCGGTCTCCTTCGAATTCATCCGCAAGGCCGACCCGGACTGGCTGCTGGTGCTCGACCGCGCCGCCGCCGTCGGCTCGAACGAGCAGGCCGCCCGGGTGACGCTCGACAACGAGCTGGTCGCCGGCACGACGGCGTGGAAGAAGGGGCAGGTCGTCTATCTCCCCGCGCCGGACTTCTACATATCGGCCGGCGGCGTGCAGTCGCTCGGGCGCGTGCTGGCGACGATCACGGAGGCTTTCGCCGCCGCGAAATGA
- a CDS encoding ABC transporter permease, with the protein MPAVSRPLPWTALTAGLALAALFVASLAVGVGPMPLGDPEAMHLLAVSRLPRTLAAVLSGAGLAVAGLIMQTLSRNRFVEPSTAGTAQSAELGILLVTLLFPAAALWLKTLVAGGAALAGTAIFLATAHRLPPQQPFLVPLFGIVYGGVIGAVATFAAWQADLLQFLSVWTNGELSGVLRGRYELLWIAALMVGLAMLVADRLTIMALGREASVGLGIDHARMMQIGLVIVSVVTALTVVVVGMIPFVGLAVPNIVSRLKGDNVRGTLGWVAAGGAGLVLACDIAGRLIRYPYEIPAGTVMGVVGGAVFLWLLFRRGGHG; encoded by the coding sequence ATGCCCGCCGTTTCCAGACCCTTGCCGTGGACGGCTCTTACCGCGGGCCTTGCGCTCGCGGCCCTCTTCGTGGCGAGCCTTGCCGTCGGCGTCGGCCCGATGCCGCTCGGCGATCCCGAGGCCATGCATCTCCTCGCCGTCAGCCGCCTGCCGCGCACGCTGGCCGCCGTGCTGAGCGGGGCGGGGCTGGCGGTCGCCGGGCTGATCATGCAGACGCTATCGCGCAACCGCTTCGTCGAGCCGTCGACGGCCGGCACGGCGCAGAGCGCCGAACTCGGCATCCTTCTCGTCACGCTGCTCTTTCCCGCCGCCGCGCTCTGGCTGAAGACGCTCGTGGCGGGCGGCGCGGCGCTGGCCGGCACCGCGATCTTCCTTGCCACCGCCCATCGCCTGCCGCCCCAGCAGCCCTTTCTCGTGCCGCTGTTCGGCATCGTCTATGGCGGGGTGATCGGCGCGGTCGCGACCTTCGCCGCCTGGCAGGCGGACCTCCTGCAATTCCTCTCCGTCTGGACCAATGGCGAACTCTCCGGCGTGCTGCGCGGGCGCTACGAGCTTCTGTGGATCGCCGCCCTGATGGTGGGCCTCGCCATGCTCGTCGCCGACCGGCTGACGATCATGGCGCTGGGGCGCGAGGCGAGTGTCGGCCTCGGCATCGATCATGCGCGCATGATGCAGATCGGCCTCGTCATCGTCTCCGTCGTCACGGCGCTGACGGTCGTCGTCGTCGGCATGATCCCCTTCGTCGGGCTGGCCGTGCCGAACATCGTGTCGCGGCTGAAGGGCGACAATGTGCGCGGCACGCTCGGCTGGGTCGCCGCCGGCGGGGCGGGGCTGGTGCTGGCCTGCGACATTGCCGGCCGGCTCATCCGCTATCCTTACGAGATTCCCGCCGGCACGGTCATGGGCGTGGTCGGCGGGGCGGTGTTCCTCTGGCTGCTCTTCCGGCGGGGTGGCCATGGCTGA
- a CDS encoding iron chelate uptake ABC transporter family permease subunit: MADRRLLGLGLAALAVSAAFLAIGLKGNIAFVLELRLLKLAALVQVGVAIAVSTVIFQTVTGNRILTPSIMGLDALYLFGQMLLVFLLGGVGYVTLQPQVKFALEVALLMGLACGLLLPMLRRRLDMGLMLLAGVVFGVLFRSLQSLLARLIDPNAFAVAQSASVANFNAVRTDLLVLAAIVTVVAIVLAWRARHVLDIVALGADAATGLGVHWAGTVTGLLLLVSALVAVSTALVGPVALFGLLVAALAERIVGSRRHGVLLPAAAFTGIVVLVGGQTLFQHALGNAAALGVVIDFVGGLVFLLLLLLGSRA; encoded by the coding sequence ATGGCTGATCGCCGTCTCCTCGGTCTCGGCCTTGCCGCGCTCGCGGTCTCTGCCGCCTTCCTCGCCATCGGCCTCAAGGGCAACATCGCCTTCGTGCTGGAGCTGCGCCTGCTGAAGCTCGCCGCGCTCGTGCAGGTCGGCGTCGCCATCGCCGTCTCCACGGTGATCTTCCAGACGGTGACGGGCAACCGCATCCTGACGCCCTCGATCATGGGTCTCGACGCGCTCTACCTCTTCGGCCAGATGCTGCTGGTCTTCCTGCTCGGCGGCGTCGGCTACGTGACGCTCCAGCCGCAGGTGAAGTTCGCCCTGGAAGTGGCGCTGCTGATGGGGCTGGCCTGCGGGCTGCTGCTGCCGATGCTGCGCCGCCGGCTCGACATGGGACTGATGCTGCTTGCCGGCGTCGTCTTCGGCGTGCTGTTCCGCAGCCTGCAATCGCTGCTCGCCCGCCTCATCGATCCCAATGCCTTCGCCGTGGCGCAATCGGCCAGCGTCGCCAATTTCAACGCCGTGCGCACCGATCTGCTCGTCCTCGCCGCCATCGTGACCGTCGTCGCCATCGTCCTTGCCTGGCGGGCGCGGCATGTGCTCGATATTGTCGCGCTCGGCGCGGATGCCGCAACGGGCCTCGGCGTGCATTGGGCGGGCACGGTGACGGGCCTGCTGCTGCTCGTCTCGGCGCTCGTGGCCGTCTCCACCGCGCTTGTCGGCCCGGTCGCCCTTTTCGGCCTGCTCGTGGCGGCGCTCGCCGAGCGCATCGTCGGCAGCCGCCGCCACGGCGTCCTGCTGCCGGCCGCCGCCTTCACCGGCATCGTCGTGCTCGTCGGCGGGCAGACGCTGTTCCAGCACGCGCTCGGCAATGCGGCGGCGCTCGGCGTCGTCATCGATTTCGTCGGCGGGCTGGTCTTCCTCCTCCTCTTGCTCCTTGGGAGCCGCGCATGA